A window from Micromonospora terminaliae encodes these proteins:
- a CDS encoding lysophospholipid acyltransferase family protein, whose protein sequence is MLYWLLKYVILGPLLRLIFRPQVEGLENVPEAGPVILASNHLSFSDSIFTPLIVKRKVTFIAKAEYFTGKGLKGWLTKMFFVGSGTIPVDRSGGRAARAALDTQLQVLRSGGIAGIYPEGTRSPDGRLYRGKTGVARLALESGAPVVPMAMLNSDAIQPTGQIIPNLGRVRIRFGAPLDFSRYAGMTGDRFVERAVTDEIMYELMELSGREYVDVYAQKAKARPHREPVPA, encoded by the coding sequence GTGCTGTACTGGCTGCTGAAGTACGTCATCCTCGGCCCGCTGCTGAGGTTGATCTTCCGCCCGCAGGTGGAGGGGCTGGAGAACGTCCCGGAGGCCGGCCCGGTGATCCTGGCCAGCAACCACCTCTCGTTCTCGGACTCGATCTTCACCCCGTTGATCGTCAAGCGAAAAGTTACATTCATCGCGAAAGCCGAATACTTCACCGGCAAGGGCCTCAAGGGCTGGCTGACCAAGATGTTCTTCGTCGGCTCGGGCACCATCCCGGTCGACCGCTCCGGCGGCCGGGCCGCCCGCGCCGCCCTGGACACCCAGCTCCAGGTGCTGCGGTCGGGCGGCATCGCGGGCATCTACCCGGAGGGGACCCGCTCGCCCGACGGCCGGCTCTACCGGGGCAAGACCGGGGTGGCCCGGCTCGCCCTCGAGAGCGGCGCGCCGGTGGTGCCGATGGCCATGCTCAACTCCGACGCCATCCAGCCGACCGGCCAGATCATCCCCAACCTCGGCCGGGTGCGGATCCGGTTCGGCGCACCGCTCGACTTCTCCCGCTACGCGGGGATGACCGGCGACCGGTTCGTCGAGCGCGCCGTCACCGACGAGATCATGTACGAGCTCATGGAGCTCTCCGGCCGCGAGTACGTGGACGTGTACGCGCAGAAGGCGAAGGCCCGGCCGCACCGGGAGCCGGTGCCCGCCTGA
- a CDS encoding DUF308 domain-containing protein, whose protein sequence is MSGGGPRRGRRDNGLDAAEYAVAGDVDPRVGEHLLDVLAAGGIAAYLQPSADLNPVTRTTTVPSRPIDRLYVDRSHLTTARDYLTQLTDEEGREPARDDEPDIEAEWAKIVAGFDTAPSAGSHPWPAAEDIDDDPVDPATPGGGAPGRAEETAGPTATDVRRLPYAADVSGISVSRGRQDEPSLLDGLDTFGADLPGDEDEEHYTPPPPPPLPRFSKYAVLGVLCIVVGFLLFLSPTVLWVVDPSVVMLLGFTGILAGFVMLIWRLRPGDSDEHDPDDGAVV, encoded by the coding sequence GTGTCAGGGGGCGGGCCCCGTCGGGGACGGCGGGACAACGGGCTCGACGCGGCCGAGTACGCGGTCGCGGGCGACGTCGATCCGCGCGTCGGGGAGCACCTGCTCGACGTGCTCGCCGCCGGCGGCATCGCCGCCTACCTGCAGCCCTCGGCCGACCTCAATCCGGTGACCCGCACCACCACCGTCCCGTCCCGCCCCATCGACCGGCTCTACGTCGACCGGTCCCACCTGACCACGGCCCGCGACTACCTCACCCAGCTCACCGACGAGGAGGGCCGCGAGCCGGCCCGCGACGACGAGCCGGACATCGAGGCCGAGTGGGCGAAGATCGTCGCCGGTTTCGACACCGCGCCGAGCGCGGGCAGCCATCCCTGGCCGGCCGCCGAGGACATCGACGACGACCCGGTCGACCCGGCCACCCCGGGCGGCGGCGCCCCGGGCCGCGCCGAGGAGACCGCGGGCCCGACGGCCACCGACGTGCGGCGGCTGCCCTACGCGGCGGACGTGTCCGGCATCTCGGTGAGCCGGGGCCGGCAGGACGAGCCGTCGCTGCTGGACGGCCTGGACACCTTCGGCGCCGACCTGCCCGGCGACGAGGACGAGGAGCACTACACCCCGCCGCCGCCGCCCCCGCTGCCGCGCTTCTCGAAGTACGCGGTGCTCGGCGTGCTCTGCATCGTGGTCGGGTTCCTGCTCTTCCTGTCGCCGACCGTGCTGTGGGTGGTCGACCCGTCGGTGGTGATGCTGCTCGGCTTCACCGGCATCCTGGCCGGCTTCGTGATGCTGATCTGGCGGCTGCGCCCCGGCGACTCCGACGAGCACGACCCGGACGACGGCGCCGTCGTCTGA
- a CDS encoding alpha,alpha-trehalose-phosphate synthase (UDP-forming): MRPSPLVVVANRLPIDDSVAPDGAFEWRRSPGGLVSALHPLLRHTPATWVGWAGGTGPAPHLPDVDGVRMRAVALSADDFRDHYEGFANATLWPLYHDAVEQPEYHRRWWEAYQRVNQRFAEAAAEVAEPGGLVWVQDYHLQLVPGLLRALRPDLRIGFFLHVPFPPPELFMQLPRRAELLRGMLGADLIGFQRAQAAHNFAQLATKVLGLPATDRRIGVGDRVVRIGAFPVSIDTAEMAALAARPDVADRARRLRQDLGDPERVILSVDRMDYTKGIEQRLKAYHELLTSGDVKVRDTVLVQVVVPSRDRVAQYQILRDRVEHQVGRINGEFGRVGEPAIHYLSQPFDRTELVALYRVADVMAVTPLRDGMNLVAKEYVAARVDGAGALLLSEFAGAAAELAQAYLVNPHDLDGLKTALLAALRAAPEDVAARMRAMREHLGRNDIHAWAGSYLRALEETTTVVTRRATGG, encoded by the coding sequence ATGCGACCGAGTCCCCTCGTGGTGGTGGCCAACCGCCTGCCCATCGACGACAGTGTGGCGCCCGACGGCGCCTTCGAGTGGCGCCGCAGCCCCGGCGGCCTGGTGAGCGCCCTGCACCCGCTGCTCCGGCACACCCCGGCGACCTGGGTGGGCTGGGCCGGCGGCACCGGCCCGGCCCCGCACCTGCCGGACGTGGACGGGGTCCGGATGCGCGCCGTCGCGCTCAGCGCCGACGACTTCCGCGACCACTACGAGGGCTTCGCCAACGCCACCCTCTGGCCGCTCTACCACGACGCCGTCGAGCAGCCCGAGTACCACCGGCGCTGGTGGGAGGCGTACCAGCGGGTCAACCAGCGGTTCGCCGAGGCCGCCGCCGAGGTGGCCGAGCCCGGCGGGCTGGTCTGGGTGCAGGACTACCACCTCCAGCTCGTGCCGGGGCTGCTCCGCGCACTCCGCCCCGACCTGCGGATCGGCTTCTTCCTGCACGTGCCCTTCCCGCCACCGGAGCTGTTCATGCAGCTCCCCCGCCGGGCCGAGCTGCTGCGCGGGATGCTCGGCGCCGACCTCATCGGCTTCCAGCGGGCCCAGGCCGCGCACAACTTCGCCCAGCTCGCGACCAAGGTGCTCGGCCTCCCGGCCACCGACCGCCGGATCGGCGTCGGCGACCGGGTGGTCCGGATCGGCGCCTTCCCGGTCTCCATCGACACCGCCGAGATGGCCGCGCTCGCCGCGCGGCCCGACGTGGCCGACCGCGCCCGACGGCTGCGCCAGGACCTCGGCGACCCGGAGCGGGTCATCCTCAGCGTCGACCGGATGGACTACACGAAGGGCATCGAGCAGCGGCTCAAGGCCTACCACGAGCTGCTGACCAGCGGAGACGTCAAGGTCCGGGACACCGTGCTGGTGCAGGTGGTGGTGCCCAGCCGCGACCGGGTGGCCCAGTACCAGATCCTGCGCGACCGGGTGGAGCACCAGGTGGGCCGGATCAACGGCGAGTTCGGCCGGGTCGGCGAACCGGCCATCCACTACCTCAGCCAGCCCTTCGACCGCACCGAGCTGGTCGCGCTCTACCGGGTCGCCGACGTGATGGCCGTGACCCCGCTGCGGGACGGGATGAACCTGGTGGCCAAGGAGTACGTGGCGGCCCGGGTCGACGGCGCCGGCGCGCTGCTGCTGAGCGAGTTCGCCGGGGCGGCCGCCGAGCTGGCGCAGGCGTACCTGGTCAACCCGCACGACCTGGACGGGCTCAAGACGGCGCTGCTGGCCGCCCTGCGGGCCGCGCCGGAGGACGTCGCCGCCCGGATGCGGGCCATGCGGGAACACCTGGGCCGCAACGACATCCACGCCTGGGCGGGGTCCTACCTGCGCGCGCTGGAGGAGACCACCACCGTGGTGACTCGGCGGGCCACCGGCGGCTGA
- a CDS encoding alpha/beta hydrolase — translation MSGQPVRVVRGWEWARPERPARREVVAAVPELDQAKPPLLFVPGFGHGAWAFAEHWLGHAAGRGFPAYALSLRGHGDSEPAPGATLRSYTHDVVQVAASLPRQAVLVGHGAGARVVAHALARYPARAAVLVAPVLGGWGTFGTALRRNPAGTLPAVFGAGLRLNRRQLFSRELPDAEARRYVARLGRASRRAQWQLLTGRQPEPAVGRPPVLVLGSPDDRVVPPGALTRAARRYASAPLLFPGMGHDLMLDARWREPVDAILDWLEKDPAPALG, via the coding sequence GTGAGCGGGCAGCCGGTGCGGGTCGTCCGGGGCTGGGAGTGGGCCCGTCCGGAGCGGCCGGCCCGCCGCGAGGTCGTCGCCGCGGTGCCCGAGCTGGACCAGGCGAAGCCGCCGCTGCTGTTCGTGCCGGGCTTCGGGCACGGGGCGTGGGCGTTCGCCGAGCACTGGCTGGGGCACGCCGCCGGCCGGGGCTTCCCGGCGTACGCGCTGAGCCTGCGCGGGCACGGCGACAGCGAGCCGGCGCCGGGGGCGACGCTCCGGTCGTACACCCATGACGTGGTCCAGGTAGCGGCGAGCCTGCCGCGGCAGGCGGTGCTGGTGGGGCACGGTGCCGGCGCCCGGGTGGTCGCCCACGCGCTGGCCCGCTACCCGGCCCGGGCCGCCGTGCTGGTGGCCCCGGTGCTCGGCGGCTGGGGCACCTTCGGCACGGCGCTGCGCCGCAATCCCGCCGGCACGCTGCCCGCGGTGTTCGGCGCCGGCCTGCGGCTGAACCGCCGGCAGCTGTTCAGCCGGGAACTGCCCGACGCCGAGGCGCGCCGGTACGTCGCCCGGCTGGGTCGGGCCAGCCGCCGGGCGCAGTGGCAGCTGCTCACCGGGCGGCAGCCCGAGCCGGCGGTGGGCCGCCCGCCCGTGCTGGTGCTGGGCAGCCCCGACGACCGGGTGGTCCCACCGGGCGCGCTGACCCGGGCGGCCCGCCGCTACGCCTCGGCGCCACTGCTGTTTCCGGGCATGGGGCACGACCTGATGCTCGACGCCCGCTGGCGGGAGCCGGTCGACGCGATCCTCGACTGGCTCGAGAAGGACCCGGCGCCCGCCCTCGGCTGA
- a CDS encoding flavin-containing monooxygenase: protein MSSSTDLGRPDPAVAPTADGRPVSDRGDTVCVIGAGASGLTAVKNLREAGFGVDCYERETGVGGAWNWRHDRSPVYASTHLISSRPFTQFPDFPMPDDWPDYPHHAQLLSYFERYADHFDLRQHVWFGTEVVRVEPVEGDRWDVTTRSTGGYGPERTSRYAAVVLANGHNWSPKLPRYEGLEQFRGEVMHASSYKDPAQLRGKRVLVVGAGNTGCDIAVEAAQQASRCWHSTRRGYWYAPKYVFGRPADQVNDTLLALRVPLRVRQWLYHWTLRLTVGDLTRFGLPRPDHRVYETHPIANSQLVYYVGHGEVTPVPDVARFGDRTVELADGREIDPDLVVFATGYLPRFEFLEGRVLGDADGSGRPRLWLNAFAAGHPTLAVVGLVQPDSGIFPISHWQSVLFARLLTLRTTHPDRAAAFGRRVTAGLGERYSGKVKDSTRHWFEVGHADYLRALQRALHDLEGK from the coding sequence GTGTCCTCCTCCACCGACCTCGGCCGTCCCGATCCGGCGGTCGCCCCGACCGCGGACGGCCGCCCGGTCTCCGACCGGGGCGACACCGTCTGCGTCATCGGCGCCGGGGCCAGCGGCCTGACCGCCGTGAAGAACCTCCGCGAGGCCGGCTTCGGCGTGGACTGCTACGAGCGCGAGACCGGCGTCGGCGGGGCGTGGAACTGGCGGCACGACCGCAGCCCCGTGTACGCCAGCACGCACCTCATCTCGTCCCGGCCGTTCACCCAGTTCCCCGACTTCCCGATGCCGGACGACTGGCCGGACTACCCGCACCACGCCCAGCTGCTGTCCTACTTCGAGCGCTACGCCGACCACTTCGACCTGCGCCAGCACGTCTGGTTCGGCACCGAGGTGGTCCGGGTGGAGCCGGTCGAGGGGGACCGCTGGGACGTCACCACCCGCAGCACCGGCGGCTACGGCCCCGAGCGCACCTCCCGCTACGCGGCCGTGGTGCTCGCCAACGGGCACAACTGGTCGCCGAAGCTGCCCCGCTACGAGGGCCTGGAGCAGTTCCGCGGCGAGGTCATGCACGCCTCGTCCTACAAGGACCCGGCGCAGCTGCGCGGCAAGCGGGTACTGGTGGTCGGGGCCGGCAACACCGGCTGCGACATCGCGGTCGAGGCGGCCCAGCAGGCGTCCCGCTGCTGGCACTCCACCCGCCGCGGCTACTGGTACGCCCCGAAGTACGTCTTCGGCCGCCCCGCCGACCAGGTCAACGACACCCTGCTCGCGCTGCGGGTGCCGCTGCGCGTGCGGCAGTGGCTCTACCACTGGACGCTGCGGCTGACCGTCGGCGACCTGACCCGGTTCGGCCTGCCCCGGCCCGACCACCGGGTCTACGAGACCCACCCCATCGCCAACAGCCAGCTCGTCTACTACGTCGGCCACGGTGAGGTCACTCCGGTGCCGGACGTCGCGCGGTTCGGCGACCGCACCGTCGAGCTGGCCGACGGCCGCGAGATCGACCCCGACCTGGTCGTCTTCGCCACCGGCTACCTGCCGCGCTTCGAGTTCCTGGAGGGCCGGGTGCTCGGCGACGCCGACGGCTCGGGCCGGCCCCGGCTCTGGCTCAACGCGTTCGCCGCCGGCCATCCCACCCTGGCCGTGGTGGGCCTCGTGCAGCCCGACTCCGGCATCTTCCCGATCTCGCACTGGCAGAGCGTGCTCTTCGCGCGGCTGCTCACCCTGCGCACCACCCACCCGGACCGGGCCGCGGCGTTCGGCCGCCGGGTCACCGCGGGCCTCGGCGAGCGGTACTCGGGGAAGGTCAAGGACAGCACCCGGCACTGGTTCGAGGTCGGGCACGCCGACTACCTGCGCGCGCTCCAGCGGGCGCTGCACGACCTGGAGGGCAAGTGA
- a CDS encoding endonuclease/exonuclease/phosphatase family protein has translation MAAAGVPLRVVSYNIHSQRDDTAALAEVVRAAEPDVVIVQEGPRRFRWRQKCASLADSFGLVVAAGGLPSLGNLLLTSLRVRVTATRCQRYPLTPGRHLRGAAYAECVVGGTRFLLAGSHLSTDPAERPAQAAAFKRELAAATLPVVAGADLNEGPDGTAWRTVAEGLTDAAVAMDRADRLTYSCANPRRRIDALFVDPRISVVDYDVVDTPRTRQASDHFPVLVDLLLPAGA, from the coding sequence GTGGCGGCAGCAGGCGTGCCGCTGCGCGTGGTCTCCTACAACATCCACAGCCAGCGGGACGACACGGCCGCGCTGGCCGAGGTGGTCCGGGCGGCCGAGCCGGACGTGGTGATCGTCCAGGAGGGCCCGCGGCGGTTCCGGTGGCGGCAGAAGTGCGCCTCGCTGGCCGACTCGTTCGGGCTGGTCGTCGCGGCCGGCGGCCTGCCGTCGCTGGGTAACCTGCTGCTGACCAGCCTGCGCGTCCGGGTGACGGCGACCCGCTGCCAGCGCTACCCGCTGACCCCGGGGCGGCACCTGCGCGGCGCCGCGTACGCCGAGTGCGTCGTGGGCGGCACCCGCTTCCTGCTGGCCGGCTCCCACCTCTCCACCGACCCGGCGGAGCGGCCCGCCCAGGCGGCCGCGTTCAAGCGGGAACTGGCGGCTGCGACGCTGCCCGTGGTGGCGGGCGCCGACCTCAACGAGGGGCCGGACGGGACGGCCTGGCGGACCGTCGCGGAGGGACTGACCGACGCGGCGGTCGCCATGGACCGGGCCGACCGGCTCACCTACTCCTGCGCGAACCCCCGCCGGCGCATCGACGCGCTCTTCGTCGACCCCCGGATCAGCGTGGTCGACTACGACGTGGTGGACACCCCGCGGACGCGCCAGGCCAGCGACCACTTCCCGGTCCTCGTGGACCTGCTGCTGCCCGCGGGCGCCTGA
- a CDS encoding ROK family glucokinase, protein MAAVTLTIGVDVGGTKVAGGVVDDTGTVLVHARRDTPADDVAKTRDVITELVTELATGRTIAAVGIGAAGWIDASRSTVLFAPNLAWRDEPLREYVSNATGLPVIVENDGNVAAWAEFRYGAARHADDSMVMFTIGTGVGGGIVLGGELVRGAHGIAAELGHMLTVPDGHQCGCGRLGCIEQYASGSALVRFARAAARQEPHRATALLELAGGEAEGITGPMVTAAAKGGDPVSTEAFAQVGRWLGTSLADMAQILDPQVLVVGGGVIDAGDLLLGPTRRSFTDALAQRSRLPVAEVRPAELGNTAGVIGAADLARRI, encoded by the coding sequence GTGGCAGCGGTGACGCTGACCATCGGAGTCGACGTCGGTGGCACGAAGGTGGCCGGCGGTGTCGTGGACGACACCGGCACGGTTCTCGTGCACGCCCGACGGGACACCCCCGCCGACGACGTGGCGAAGACCCGCGACGTCATCACCGAGCTGGTCACCGAGCTGGCCACCGGCCGGACCATCGCCGCGGTCGGCATCGGCGCGGCCGGCTGGATCGACGCCTCCCGCTCCACCGTGCTCTTCGCCCCCAACCTGGCCTGGCGGGACGAGCCGCTGCGCGAGTACGTCAGCAACGCCACCGGCCTGCCGGTGATCGTGGAGAACGACGGCAACGTCGCGGCCTGGGCGGAGTTCCGCTACGGCGCGGCCCGGCACGCCGACGACTCGATGGTCATGTTCACCATCGGCACCGGCGTGGGCGGCGGGATCGTGCTCGGCGGCGAGCTGGTCCGCGGGGCCCACGGCATCGCGGCCGAGCTGGGGCACATGCTCACCGTGCCGGACGGCCACCAGTGCGGCTGCGGCCGGCTGGGCTGCATCGAGCAGTACGCCAGCGGCAGCGCCCTGGTCCGCTTCGCCCGCGCCGCCGCACGCCAGGAGCCGCACCGGGCCACCGCCCTGCTGGAGCTGGCCGGCGGCGAGGCCGAGGGGATCACCGGGCCGATGGTGACCGCCGCCGCGAAGGGCGGCGACCCGGTCTCCACGGAGGCGTTCGCCCAGGTCGGCCGCTGGCTCGGCACGAGCCTCGCGGACATGGCGCAGATCCTCGACCCGCAGGTGCTGGTGGTCGGCGGTGGCGTGATCGACGCCGGCGACCTGCTGCTCGGCCCGACCCGCCGGTCGTTCACCGACGCCCTGGCCCAGCGCAGCCGCCTTCCCGTGGCCGAGGTACGCCCCGCCGAGCTGGGCAACACGGCCGGCGTCATCGGCGCCGCCGACCTGGCCCGGCGGATCTGA
- a CDS encoding SRPBCC family protein yields the protein MADSSTQSIVVGASPDQVAAVICDFPRYPEWAEAVRQAEVIEEYEDGYASQVRFTIDAGVMADEYVLAYEYAEDISRIEWHLVAPSKMQKSQRGSYDLAGNPDGTTTVTYTLEVELSVGMLGMFRRKAEKMIMDAALKQLKRRVEALGAAH from the coding sequence ATGGCGGACTCCTCCACCCAGTCGATCGTCGTCGGCGCGTCACCGGACCAGGTGGCGGCGGTCATCTGCGACTTCCCCCGCTACCCGGAGTGGGCCGAGGCGGTGCGGCAGGCCGAGGTGATCGAGGAGTACGAGGACGGTTACGCCAGCCAGGTCCGGTTCACCATCGACGCGGGCGTCATGGCCGACGAGTACGTGCTGGCCTACGAGTACGCCGAGGACATCTCCCGCATCGAGTGGCACCTGGTGGCGCCCTCGAAGATGCAGAAGTCCCAGCGCGGGTCGTACGACCTCGCCGGTAACCCGGACGGAACGACCACGGTGACCTACACCCTCGAGGTGGAGCTGTCCGTGGGGATGCTCGGCATGTTTCGCCGCAAGGCCGAGAAAATGATCATGGACGCGGCGTTGAAGCAGCTCAAGCGCCGGGTAGAAGCACTCGGTGCGGCCCACTGA
- a CDS encoding AMP-dependent synthetase/ligase — MREFSVPPIVTVGDAANLTDPVWDNAEVAPDTVQFVRRAEGTTGAWIDVTCRQFRDEVVAVARGLVAAGVAPGDRVALMSRTRYEWTLFDYAIWAAGAVTVPIYETSSAEQAAWILADSGAVAVVVESTAHATLVAGVRDRLPELREVWQIELGAVDQLVAAGAAVDPADVEVRRSTLKADDVATIIYTSGTTGRPKGCVLTHRNIYADIANAVPVLPNLFRQGASTLLFLPLAHAFARLIQVGVVQARATMAHCSDTKNLVGELQEFKPTFVLSVPRVFEKVYNGARQKAEADGKGKIFDRAEKVAIAYSEALETPDGPSLGLRAQQAVFDKLVYRKLRAAMGGRCRDAISGGAPLGSRLGHFFRGVGVTICEGYGLTETSPAAAANLPGHTRIGTVGRPLPGVSIRIDDDGEVLISGEIIFSGYWHNETATAEALSADGWFRTGDLGRLDEDGYLAITGRKKEIIVTAGGKNVAPAVLEDQVRAYPLISQCLVVGDRQPFIAALVTIDEEALPKWLAAHGRPEGTSVADLRGDEALRAEVQTAIDQANQSVSKAEAIKVFRILPQDFTEATGELTPSLKVKRQVVHKTYAAEIADIYGG; from the coding sequence GTGCGCGAGTTCTCCGTTCCGCCGATCGTCACCGTCGGCGACGCGGCCAACCTGACCGACCCGGTCTGGGACAACGCCGAGGTCGCCCCCGACACCGTGCAGTTCGTCCGGCGTGCCGAGGGCACCACCGGCGCCTGGATCGACGTGACCTGCCGGCAGTTCCGCGACGAGGTCGTCGCGGTGGCCCGCGGCCTGGTGGCGGCCGGCGTCGCCCCCGGCGACCGGGTCGCGTTGATGAGCCGCACCCGCTACGAGTGGACCCTGTTCGACTACGCCATCTGGGCCGCCGGCGCCGTCACCGTGCCGATCTACGAGACCTCCAGCGCCGAGCAGGCCGCCTGGATCCTCGCCGACTCGGGCGCGGTCGCCGTGGTGGTGGAGAGCACCGCGCACGCCACCCTGGTCGCCGGCGTCCGCGACCGGCTGCCCGAGCTGCGCGAGGTCTGGCAGATCGAGCTGGGCGCGGTCGACCAGCTGGTCGCCGCCGGCGCCGCGGTCGACCCGGCCGACGTCGAGGTACGCCGTTCGACCCTGAAGGCCGACGACGTCGCCACCATCATCTACACGAGCGGCACCACCGGCCGCCCCAAGGGCTGCGTGCTGACCCACCGCAACATCTACGCCGACATCGCCAACGCCGTGCCGGTGCTGCCGAACCTGTTCCGCCAGGGCGCCTCCACGCTGCTCTTCCTGCCGCTGGCGCACGCCTTCGCCCGGCTCATCCAGGTCGGCGTCGTGCAGGCCCGGGCCACCATGGCGCACTGCTCGGACACGAAGAACCTCGTCGGCGAGCTCCAGGAGTTCAAGCCGACGTTCGTGCTCTCCGTACCCCGGGTCTTCGAGAAGGTCTACAACGGCGCGCGGCAGAAGGCCGAGGCCGACGGGAAGGGCAAGATCTTCGACCGGGCCGAGAAGGTCGCCATCGCCTACAGCGAGGCGCTGGAGACCCCGGACGGGCCGAGCCTGGGGCTGCGCGCCCAGCAGGCGGTCTTCGACAAGCTGGTCTACCGCAAGCTGCGGGCGGCGATGGGCGGCCGGTGCCGGGACGCGATCTCCGGCGGCGCCCCGCTCGGCAGCCGGCTCGGGCACTTCTTCCGCGGCGTCGGCGTGACCATCTGCGAGGGCTACGGCCTCACCGAGACCTCACCGGCCGCCGCCGCGAACCTGCCCGGGCACACCCGGATCGGCACGGTCGGCCGGCCGCTGCCCGGCGTCAGCATCCGCATCGACGACGACGGCGAGGTGCTGATCTCCGGGGAGATCATCTTCTCGGGCTACTGGCACAACGAGACGGCCACCGCCGAGGCGCTGAGCGCCGACGGCTGGTTCCGGACGGGCGACCTGGGCCGGCTCGACGAGGACGGCTACCTCGCCATCACCGGCCGCAAGAAGGAGATCATCGTGACGGCCGGCGGCAAGAACGTCGCTCCCGCGGTGCTCGAGGACCAGGTGCGGGCCTACCCGCTGATCAGCCAGTGCCTGGTGGTCGGCGACCGGCAGCCGTTCATCGCGGCGCTGGTCACCATCGACGAGGAGGCGCTGCCGAAGTGGCTGGCCGCGCACGGCCGCCCGGAGGGCACCAGCGTCGCGGACCTGCGCGGTGACGAGGCGCTGCGCGCCGAGGTGCAGACCGCCATCGACCAGGCCAACCAGTCGGTCTCCAAGGCCGAGGCGATCAAGGTGTTCCGGATCCTGCCGCAGGACTTCACCGAGGCGACCGGCGAGCTGACCCCCTCGCTGAAGGTCAAGCGGCAGGTCGTGCACAAGACGTACGCGGCGGAGATCGCGGACATCTACGGGGGCTGA